The stretch of DNA GGTTTAGTACATGATACTTTCACTCCATTATCAGCATTTTCATTCATGGCATTTACTCTATTATACACTCCATGTTTCGCAGCTATCGGTGCAATTAAACAAGAAACCAACAGTTACAGATGGGCATTGATTATGTGTGGTATCACTTTAGTGACTGCATATGTTGTTTCATTCTTAATCTACAATGTTGGGATGTTAGCAGGATTTGGATAGTCAATTCCTATTGTTGAATGTGCAAAATTTCCTTCAAAAGATGATGATTAGGATTTATTCTAATTGTCATTTTTTCGATTTTTAGTCATAACTAAATATTTATATACTTGTTAATACATACTATTAAATAACAAGTTTTTAGCATGCCTAAAAATTATCAATGTTTTATTTTGGTGATAAGATGAAAACCTTAAAAGATGCAAAACCTGGGGAAACAGTTAAATTGGTAAAATATCATGAAACTGGGGATATAGGTTTAAGAAGACACTTATTAGGTATGGGTTTTGTTAAAGGAGCTGAAATTAAAATTAAAAAAGTAGCTACTTTAGGCGATCCTATCGAAATGAGTATTAAAGGATATGATGTTTGCCTTCGTAAAGAAGAAGCTGAAAACATTGAAGTGGAATAAGCTTCAATTTTTTCATTTATTTTTTTAGACTGATTTTATTAACGGTGTTATATTATGAAATGCAGAATGTGTGGGTTTGAATTTGATGAAAATGCATTGGAAAACCGAGGATGCTCTAGTTGCGGAAAACATAACTGCAATAGTTATCACTGTCCGAACTGCGGTTTTGCCAACTCTCCAGAATTAGATCAGGAATTCGAATTCATAACAAAACTCAAGGAAAAACTTAAAAAGAAAAACTCAACAAATTAAACTTTTTTTACTTTTAATATTTCTTCGACAGTTTCATCAATGCTGATTTTTTCAGTATCAACATCCAATCCATTTTCTTTTAATTTATACAATATTTCTGTTGTAACTGGTGCTTTTAAATGAGCTTTCTTTAACAGTTCCTTATCGGAGAATATCTGATGCTTATCTCCTTCAGCTATTATTTCACCATTGTATAAAACGAAAATTTTATCTGCAAACTGATTAACCATTTCAATGTCATGTGATGAAATTACAATGCTTATTCCTTCTTCATTCAGTTTATTTAGAATGGCCAATACTTTATCAACACCTTCGGGGTCGAGACCCGCAGTCGGTTCATCAAGTATCATTATTTCAGGCCGCATTGCAATAATTCCTGCAATTGCCACTCTTTTTTGCTGGCCTCCACTTAGATGATGAGGAGTTTTTTCTTCAAAACCGGACATTCCG from Methanobrevibacter sp. YE315 encodes:
- a CDS encoding FeoA family protein, encoding MKTLKDAKPGETVKLVKYHETGDIGLRRHLLGMGFVKGAEIKIKKVATLGDPIEMSIKGYDVCLRKEEAENIEVE
- a CDS encoding ATP-binding cassette domain-containing protein yields the protein MEQIHLETKNLSFTYPDGTEALKNVNLQIKKGEKIAIMGPNGAGKSTLFSHFNGLTEPTSGHVEIDGEKIIFERDELLKVRQKVGIVFQDPNDQLFAPTVKEDVAFGPMNLGLDYDEVEKRIEESLEMVGMSGFEEKTPHHLSGGQQKRVAIAGIIAMRPEIMILDEPTAGLDPEGVDKVLAILNKLNEEGISIVISSHDIEMVNQFADKIFVLYNGEIIAEGDKHQIFSDKELLKKAHLKAPVTTEILYKLKENGLDVDTEKISIDETVEEILKVKKV